TATTTGAATCCACCTGCAGTATTCTAACATAGACAACACTGTTTATCTGCAGAGTATATATGAAAGTCCCATACCAGTCGATTGGGTTAGTCCCCATCCTGAAGTGACACACAACTTGCCCCCTGGGAAATTGGCAGCGTTGCTTGCCAGACAAACGGGGGATATTCTGGCTGTTAATTGAACAGGGGTTGCGAGCTTCACTAACGTCACATCATTATTGATGTTATATGAATCCCAGTTGGGATGGGTGATCGCCTGCAACAGAGAAGGCAAAGATTAGTTCTAACTCACTGGGGATGACTAAGCTTCCATCCTGTTTTGCAGAAGGAACGATACTTTCTCTCAAGTTAGGCAGATCATAAGTAAAGCAGCTCAGCCGCTGCCACTTAGGCAATAATCCTGTTTACATTATAAAGGAGCAGGGCATGGGGAAGGGGTATTACAGCAAAGTCGCAGCAGCTGAATGTGAACAACTCCAAGGAACTACCCAGTTACCGCCAAGAGGTtgcaccagtacccaaatcttttgCTTTAAATTCTTTGTGGATTGATGTGGCTGCAGCATAGAATTATGTCTAATCCTCCAAGAATAGTCTTGTTTTTGCAACATAGTTCACTACAAACAGATCCCTAAATCACCTTTAGAATCCTGTACTGGTCGGATTTGAGGGGCTGTTTGGGGGTAAAAGTCTTTGTACTTGTTTAAAAAACAGGCTGTTTATAATTATGTTTTTGCCTTATGTGGGGTCCATTACCAGATTTTTAAAGGGCCTTGCAGCATCTAAGAAAAAGATTAATGCTTTCTGTCTCCATAAATTCTCCatattctccacaaatgctgccagatatttccagtattttgtgcttttttatttcaagttttcagtattgtaatgtagtgtagtggtgacttcacctttaagagaccaggccactgattcaactgatgacatcatcatacatatataaagagcggaCACAATTTTGAGATGCACACTCAGCATGTGGTTTACAGAATacacaccagtgaggaaaagaACTGGACTTGAGATTATACAATGTAAATAAGTGAGACAATGAATAGTGGTTGTGTTGAATttgaatataaagcctgcagttatcatttaatggagatttaagaacacagcacaacactacaaacAAGTCtaatattttgctttttgtttgaaacagcctTGTCTTATGTTGGGGATATTTTCAGGCTGTTACATGTGGAACAGATGGAAACAACTTGCTTTGAAAATTTGACCATCTTGTCCCTCCACACATTTGTGGGTAGAAATACCACTGAGATGATGCCTTTCTTGCCTTTAACATACTCTTAATTAATTTACATAAAGGCCATGTTTACAAGCAACAAAATCAATTTAAATTGTGGATTTGGCCTTAAGGCAAATTAATATTTTTTCCCTGAAGGAAGTGCAAGTTTAAGTTGTGGTCAATGCTACATGTGTATCAATACAAAACATGACTAGCTCCATATTATATTGTCAATCACATCACCAATCTCTGTGAACAAATCTGTTAAAGGGCAGATACCTTTAATAAAATCAAAGCAAATAAAGTTTTCATAATTTAGATCAATGGAAAAGCAAGCTTGGGTGCTCTTGTGTCAGCATGGCCTCTTGATTTAGAAACACAAACTGATGCAGCCAATGGAGAATAAAATTAAATAACAAAATAAGATTTATGAATCACTTGAGAAAACTAATTAATGCTATTGTGAGCTCGGATGTAAGGGCAATTATACTTAGTTAAAGAGTGAAGATAATAAATAAGGTCAGACAGAAATCTTGTGCCTTTGTAACACTAGGAAAGTTTCTCCAAGTTCTGCGGAGTTTGAGGGGTTTATTCACTTAATTTTTTAATTCATTATGGGAaactgggcatcactggcaaggccagcatttaatgcccatctctTATTGCCCTGAGAAGCTGGGAGTGGGGCTTCCTCTGATACAACTGAGtagtttgctaggccacttcagagggcagttaagagtcagccatgttGGCATGTaccagagtcacatataggccacactgggtaaggatggtaggtttccttccctaaagaatattagtAAACCAGTAGGGTTTGACAACAATCCACCAGCTTCATGGTCAGTTTTATTAATACtagtttttatttccagattttcttaAAACTGACTTCAGATTCTCAAACTGCCTCAGTGAACTTGCGTTCACTGGATTCCTAGTTCAGCAACATAGCCAGTACACTACCCCAAACTGTAACTATGATTTATTTCTGCAAAGTTCATAAGTAACAGGCAATGTGGACATCAGAGGATCTCAGGGTACCTTTTCAATCTTCAGAGTCTGGACGCCATCTGCATCTGAACATTTATTGGATGCTCCTACGATCACGTAATTCGCTGTGCTGTGAGAAAGCAATACATCACTCAGAGTAAGGGACTTGTATCCAAGAGTCTGTCCTTATGGATTCTGAAGATTCTAGCTGAGTGGGATCCTTACCTCACGCCACAATGGGCAGCAGTCACAACCCAGTTTTCATTGATCAAGGAGCCTCCACAGAAATGCCAGCCAGTGTAGTCCTATTACACAGAGGAGATGAGCATAGAGAAAGGAAAAATCAGTTTCCTTTGGCCGTCACCATGCAAAGATCCAACAACACCAATCAAAATGTTGGAAACATTCAAGCATCTCCACATACCTTGCCATGTACAAGTAGCAGCCAGTTTGGAAGATTTAAATTGACAAAAATTTGAGTCCAGTGCAGATTTGCCACATTTTTTGGACAGTCTCAAAGGTTTGATCATTGTTTCTTTAACTAAGGTTTTATACATAAAATAGTTAGTCTTTAAAACTGTCCGCAATACATCTGTTGCAGAAATTGCAATGCAAGTGAGTTAAGTTGATACACTGTTGtataaggacagaaatgttggcacagattttgcagtcagcagcaaggtTTGctgctaccttaatcccatgtgtatatcTTAATCTTAAATTTGCTTTTGGTAAAATTACAAAAAGTGAAAGGTAAAATCTGCTTGTTACTTCCTGGGTttttgtctgtgagaattcttcaatgtgattggctggttTGCTGCTAACCTCAAAGACTGAGTGATCTCTATGGCATGGATTTCATCTTTCCCAATGTTAATTTCAATGTGGCGCCAGATATCAAGTGTCTCAGGTATCCAGCAGCAGTAATGTTATCATGCAGGTTAAACAGcccatcacattgaagaattctcacagacaacaaCCCAGAAAGTAACAAGCAAATTTTACCTTTCACTTTTTGTAATTTTACCAAAAGCAAATTTAAGATTAAGATATACACATGGGGTAGAAgcagaaatatcataaacaaattttaaaagaaattaattgaaatggaaaaatttgacatCCCACAAATATAAAATGAGTTTTTCAGGACCAAAGAGGTTGCTCAACAGTAATTATTATTTAGGACACCATTAAAAATccaattacacctcattcaataaGGCATAACTttctcaagggtttttacagtaaaGGGTCCAAAtttaaaagcagaacctcaaaagtaataatatctggattgttacctgagccacttgccaattggcatagggataaacagattagaaggttaaCTGCATGACAGAAGGAATGGCGTGGGAGGCAGGGGCTTTGCTTCATAggttactggcaccagtactgggaaaagagaACGATGTTCCTTTGTGACGGGCTGCACTTAAACCGGGCTCAGGCAAGTGTCCTGGCAAATTGAATAACTAAGGCAGTTGATAGGGCTTTGAACTAATAAAGGGAGAGTcgaggattcaggaaagggtaaattcaaaagcaacAAGGGAAATGTCAAGGCTCTAGAGCAGAGCAGCATTTGGGGTAAAGaaaaaataagcagagtgggtcaggaagggtcaGTGAGAGTAATaatggtaaggacattagtgactaAGGTGATGTCAGGGGAAATTAGAAAAAAGTCCAAGCTGAAGGCATGatatctgaatgtgtgaagcattcgcaacaaattagatgaattaatagcacagagaAATTAATGGGTTTGATGTGATAGTCTTTACGAAGACATGGTTGCAAAATGACTAAGATTGGGAAACAAATACTCCAGGATACTTAATTTTTAAAAGAGATGGACAAAATGGAAAAGCAGGAGGGCTAGCTCTGATTATAATGCATGAGATAAAGACAATAGAGAAAAAGAATCTTATCTCAGAAATTCAAGAAGTAGAATTAGTTTGGCagcagctaagaaacagcaagggcagaaaacattgggtgggagtagtttataggcccctaacagtagttgtGGTGTAGGGCAGagaataaatcaggaaattagaggcccATGTAATAAgggaatacagtaatcatgggaaattttcatcttcatatagactgggcataCCAAATTTGCAGTAAAAGTGTGGAGGACGAGTTCAAGGAATggatacaagatagttttctagctCAGTATATCAAGGAATCAACTAGGTaacactattttagatctagtattgtgcaatgagaaaagattaattaataaccttgtagtgaaGAGGTGTCTAGAAaagagcgatcataatatgataacattttgtactaagtttgaaagtgatttaattaagtccaaaactagggacttaaatctaaacaaagtaaATTATGTAGGTACGAGGGGCATTGGCTAAGGTAGATTAGGAAACTGCATTAAAAGAATTTATAGGCAAGCAGTGGctgacatttaaagaattaatacataatttgcaacaaatatacattccttgaaagcacaaaaaccccacagaaaaagtcatccaactgtggctaacaagaggagttaaagatagtattagatcaaaggaagaggtttataatgttacCAAAAGCTGGAGTAAGcctgaggattttagaattcagcaaagaagaacCAAGAAATTAATGATGAAAGAAAAGAAAATGAGAGACTAGCAAAAGACTTAAAAATAGATTGTTAacatttctataggtatttaaatagGGAGGGATTAATGAAAATAAACATGGGCCcaattagaggcagagacaggtgaaattagaatgggaaataaggaaatgaaagaaacattaaacaaatactttctgtCTGTCTTCGCAGTAAAAGACACAAAAACATTTCGGAAATAAAGGGGAGTCACAGGTCTCGCAAGACTGAGGAGCCTGGTATCAGTATAAGTAAagcaatagtactggagaaattaatggggttttaAAAGcggtagctgtagagatagtgggcTCAATTTAGTGAAGccgtttggagcgggaatggaggtgtGGAGCTGGAGAATAGCTTTGGACGCATCCACCCGGAAATACGACGTCATGACtttggttccggatttagtcagcagcaGGTAAGCACCAAGGCAGCATCACTGCCCCAACGCAATGGGAGTGTAATGTAAATTGTAAAGCAGATAGTTATAATACATTTGTATGCAACTGATAGTGATACAATGGGGGGAGGAGCTTGGAATTAAGTAGAGGACAGTTGCCCTCACATGCCTTTCTATTCCTGGCCGTTGAAAGGTGATGGCATGGAGGCAAGGCCTCCGTACCACAATGGGAAGGCAGCCAAGGGAAGCAATGGATAGGGGAAGAtgggggagtggaggccattgtcctaggcccaaccatcttcatctgcttcatcaatgaccttccctccatcataaggtcagaagtgagcatgtttgctgatgcttgcacaatgttcagcaccattcgcaactcctcatattgaagcagcccatgttcagatgcagcaagacctggacaacatccaggcttgggtttataagtgacaagtaacattcgcgccacacaagttccatgcaatgactatctccaacaagagagaatctaatcatgtccctttgatggtcaatggcattaccatcgctgaatcccccactatcaacatcctgggggttaccattgaccagaaactgaactggaccagccacataaatactgtggctacatgagcaggtcagaggctaggaattctgcttaTAGTAACttaccttctgtctccccaatgcctgtctgccATAaataaagcacaagtcaggagtgtgatggaatactctccacttgcctggttgggtgcagctccaacagcactcaagaagcttgacaccatccaggacaaagcagcctgcttgattggcaccctatccacaaacttaagcattcactccctccaccactgattcacagtggcagcagtgtgtaccatctacaagatgcattgcagcaactcaccaaggttccttcgacagcaccttccaaacccatgacctctaccacctagaaggacgagggcagcagattcatgtttacaccaccacttgcaagttcccctccaagccacacaccatcctgacttggaactatattgctgttccttcactgttgttaggtcaaaatcctggaactccctttctaatagcactgttgttgtacctgcaccacatggactgcaactgttgatgaaggcagctcaccaccaccttctcgaggacaattagggatgtgcaataaatgctgtcctagccagcgacgtccacagcccaataaatgaatttttaaaaattgccagCAGAAATCAAGCAGTAACTAACCCGTaagtaattgatgatccctttaaataccaCTGGTGGgttgtccttcctgctgctgaatgcatgttcaaccACATGTGGTTAAGAAACAGTGTTAGCTGGAGCTCCAAAATGACACccatggcatcaaatcagcattgcatgctaCTTGGTGGCATGATCTGTCTACTCTGCATAGTTCCAGAAGATGTTCAatgcattcaccaatatgatggttGGCATGACTCCCCAGAATTGTGTGCGTACGGCTCAGACACCATTTTGGACCTCAAACAACACCTGTTGTGCCCAAACAAAGGGAGCAACCGTTCTGAGTTCCACACCGCAAATATTGTAACTAAGCATTGTCTAAGATTAGCCAGAGTTTAATTGTTTTTTTAGTGAAGGAAGTCTGTAGATCAGATAAGGCTTGTAAGTCTCCAGATGAGAAAAAAACAATATGAAATgactgtttctttctttctttgaattTACACTTCTGGCAATTTGAAAATGTGATGGAAGCTCTCTACACTTTTAAAGCAATTTATTAAATCTTGATACTTCTGGAAAAAAAAACCCTCATATGATTATAGATTGTTCCATGTGGGTGCTGCACCATTTTAATTTCAGTGGCTCTGAAATTATGCCCTGATCTAATGCATTTCTGTGAAATTGCTCCCTCTGCTATTTTCGACAAGGATGCTAGCCCATTTCAAATTTATGGGCTGGTGCTTCCACTAAATTAGACTTGGGTGGATTTCAGATGCACACGTTGTCCACTGGTTTCCAACTGTGTTTTGTGTGTAAAAAAAATCTAGATTTGTATTCCCAGCTGCTAATGTTACATTTGGTTGTAAATCTAGCATCAACCAGTCTTCGTTAGCCTGTGAGCTTTGTAAGAGAGATTCTCCCAACATTTCCCACAACCCCCATCATAGATCCTAGCCTGTTTACAAGAACCTAAAATCCCAAAGAGGTTTGAATAATCAGAATCATttctccttcccttcctcctcctcagtgtattcactgagagagctcttggtTTCCTCAGAATCCTTTGATCTTAATCTCTTCATATGATACGTTGAAAGATTACTTGTAATgatttagatatatatatatatttattttgcaCCCAGCAATGAGTCTTCCCAGGCCAGATATGAAGGGGACTAGATGTCAACTGAAATTTTCCTGATTCCACTTCAGGAACATACCTTGAAAAGTGTCCCTCACTGCACCAGTGCCACATTTATACTTGTCCTCCACATGACTTCTTGAATTGCCAGTTCATCCCAAATTATAGTTTTGAAGATTTGGCTCATTTGACTTTTATGTCAGGCTTATCTGGATTTGAATCCAGGCCAGAATCATCAGATGACAGGTCTCTGTCTCTGCCAGGTGAACAAGTGACCCTTGAACTGAGTTTGGGGAACTTCAGCTTGGATTCATGGCATAAATGTGTACAAATTGGCAGTCTCACACACAGCAGCCAATGGGTGATGTGGGTCATGCAAAAAATTGAACTGTTTTATTAGAAGGGATCTTTTGGGGGTTGGGGTTAAGGCTTATTGAGCAGAGCAGAAGGGAGCTTCTGACCATTCTGGGGTGTTTGATTTTTGGCACTGGATGACCAGAAAGAGAAAATACATCAATTTTCCCAAACTTAACATCCGTCATCTTGACCAGCAACGAAAAATATAATTGATAGGAAAAAGAACAGAAACAAAATTCAAAGCAGTGGAGGGTCATGCAACATATCGGTACTATTGAGTGTTGGACTTAATTATATTGATGGCTCTTTTATAAATGGAGTCTGTCATTAATGATGATATATCTGTCACATGGGGTTGGAGTTGTGCTAATCTCTAACAGTAATATCAACGTACCTGCAGGGAGACCTGCCAGGGCCAGGAACCTGGGACAGCATTTTCACCGTTTACAATCCGTGCATAGCCAGTGACAATAGGGTGGATGGCTGGGACCCCACAACCTGGATTAAAAGTAGTCAATACACAGATAGGAATTAGTTTAGGAAACTTGCCTCCAAGTAAAACAGAAGCTAAAATAGTCGCTCTAAAATGTAACTTACTGTCTCCATAAGCTGTACTGAGGAGAGTGAGGCAGGAAACAAGCCAGAGGAAAGCCATGGCTGTTGCTTTGAGTTTGAGAATTGTGGTTTAAAGCTTTATATAGCCTAACTGTGACGCTGGCTATAGAATAGATAAAAGTCTGAGCTTAATAACCATGTGTACCTGACAGCGTTTCTTTCCAAAGTAAATTGATGATGTAGAAAGTACACCTGAAATAGTGAATATAAATAACTGACTGCTGATAAATTTACTTTGTGTCTGGAAATGTTGAACACAGGTGACGATTTCTGCAAAAGAAGTTTCTTGCCAACCTTTGTAATTTGCCCGTTTAATGACTCGATATGATCTAAATACAATGACAGGAAAAAATATGGAGAAATGCATATTTTACTCCCTCATCCCAAAGAAATACTAACCAATGTCAGTGATTCTGAAGTTGCTTGGATCCATCTCACAACAATGGGTTTCATTGTTGATTTGGATAATGATTTCTGCTTAGATAAATGTAGTATGAATTCAGTGCTAGACTGACAGAAGAATGCCCAGTCTATTTGCAGAGTAGCCTGTGCTGTGGGAACCTTTCTGTTCACTGAAGAATTTATTTTACCCCTTCATCTGAAGAAGTTTAAGTTGTGTTGTGAACAGTTCCTCAGTTTGTATCCCATTGATAAATAACAAGAAACTTCCTACGCTTGTGATATAACCAATGTGTGCGAACCAGGGAGATTTTAAAAATGGGAATGATGGAATTGAGACCTGAAGTACTGGAAATAAACAGCAAGTTTCTCAATCTGAAAAGCGGAGATAGTAGAACGTTTCGGGTTGAGTAAATATTAAAAAGGGCACCACCAGTTGCTCAGTGGTCCCcgttttgccctctcaggtggttgtaaaagattccacagcattATTCAAAAAAGAACATGGTAGTTCTCCCCAATTTCCTGCCCAatactatccctcaaccaacaccactaaaaaacagattatctcatcatACCAGAtggtgtcactggactaataatccagagacccaggctaatactctggcattcaaatcccaccatggcagctggtggcatttaaatttaattaataaaaatctggaattgaaagccagtcttagtaatggtgaccatgaaactaccatcaattgtcataaaaacccatctggttcaataatgccctttagggaaggaaatctgctgtccttacctggtctggcctacttctgattccagagccacagcaaggtggttgacttttaactgccctttaaaatggcctagcaagccagtcagttgtacaaaaccactacacaaaagtcaaaaaggaataaaaccagacgtaacacccggcatcgacctaggcaccagaaacggcaataacaacggcaaacccagccctgtcgaccctgaaaagtcctccttactagcatctggaggcttgtgtcaaaaatgggagagctgtcccacaaactagtcaagcaacagcctgtcatAATCATACTCATAGCAACACATACCTTACATCTGATGTCtcagacatcaccatcaccattcctgggtatggcctgtcccaccggcaggacaaactcaccagaggtggtggcacagtggtattcagttgggagggagttgccctgggagtcctcaacattaattcCGGACCCCTTGAAGTTTctccatcaggtcaaacatagacaaggaagcctcctgctgattaccactaactgcccaccctcagctgatgaatcagtactcctccatgttgaacatcacttgaaaGAAACATTggaggtaacaagggcacagactgtactctgggcgggggacttcaatgtgcagCACCAAgagggctcggtagcaccactactgaatgagctggccaagtcctgaacgaCATAGCTATCTGCtcaactgggcctgtggcaggtggcgagggaaccaacaagagggaagaaccTACTAGAACTTGTCCTCACCATTCAACTGTTAaagatgacagtattagtaggagtgaccaccacacagtccttgtggagacaaagacccatCTTCACAGTGAAGATGccctccattgtgctgtgtggcactatccccatgctaaatgggatagattctgaacagaacagcaactcaaaactgggcatccatgaggttcaGTGAGccttcagcagcaacagaattgtacttaaccacaatctgtaacctcatggcctggcatattcccccactctaccattaccatcaagcctagtgatcaatcctggttcaataaaAGGCGCAGTagagcaagccaggagcagcaccagacatacctgaaaatgaggcgtaaacctggtgaagctacaacacaggactacctaggTGAAATAGGGTTACAAGTTAGCATAGCGCAGATCATGATATTTAATGAATTGGTGACATTGATTCAACATGAGTGACAGTTAAGAACCAAGTGGCAGAATAATAGCTAATGCTATCACTAGGTCTCTGAGCCGCCCCATCTCTCCATCGCCAATGGCATGTACTGCTAACACCCTTCCGATTTCCAGGGCTTCCTCCTCCATCGTGGTCAGGGTGGACATGGCTGCAGCTCCATTCCCcgcttctctgcctctccctgggttCTCTTCCTTCaatgagaaaaggcagaaagttaggagagaacataggaaataggagcaggggtaggcaatttgtcccctcgagcctgctccgctattcagttagatcatggctgatctacctcaatgccactttccacattatccccatatcccttgatatctttaatatccagaaatctgtcaatctctgtcttgaatatactcaatgatcgagcttccacagccctctggggcagagacttccaaagattcaccaccctctaagtgaagaagtacctcctcatccctgtcctaaatgacctacctcttattctgagactgtgtcccctggttctagaaccaccaccaccccccaccagccagaggaaacatccttcttgTATCGACcttatcgagccctgtaagaattttgcatgcttcaatgggatcacctctcattcttgtaaacagtagagaatacaggcccagactGAACTGATAACTGAGGATAGTGGGTAGGCATTTGAGGAGGGTGACTCTGAGGAATGGGTGTGAGAGGACAATAGGATGTGTGAGTGTTGTCTGTTGAGATGGAGGTTTGAGGAGGAGGTTGGAGAGAAAGTAATGTGTGTGACAGCAAGATGTGTTGGTCAGAGGAGTGCTGTGTAGCAGCATGCTCGGGAGGTGAGACAGTGATGGCTGCCAGCTGAGAGTTGCAGGaccctcaccttgccagacctcatGAGGTCATCAAACCTTTTCCAGCCCCGGATCTGGGTCCTCGGCACCACACTTCAGCTAATGACAGTCTCTGCAACTTGAAGCCATGCCTGCTTGGTGAGGCAGACTGGTCTTCTCTGCCATCCTCCATGAAGAGGACTTCTCTGTGCCCTCACTGCTTAAATCATGACCTCCAGGGATGAGTCTGTGAACTGGGGATGGAGGTTGGTGAGAGCAGTCTTTCCACATCTGGCATTCATCTTGCAGATCTTTCTTCACGCACTGGATTTTTCCCTCCaggcactgctgccattgtgagtcctgccggggtccctttaaatagagatccttcatTGCTGCATTTGGCACATCATCCTTCCCGCCCTCACTGATTGGTTGGGGAATTTGGAGGTGAGCTGCTGATTGGTCTGCTCTGGGAAAGAGCAACCACAAAGCGTGCAAATTGGGGATTTGGGATCCCAGCCTGAAAATGGCCCCACCGCTCCAACAGAGACCAAGGTGATAACATTCCaccttacatttcaaaagtatgtcattagcattttgggatgtcctgaaattgTGGAAGgtcatatataaatgcaagttctttatgtaACCCAGTGAGTTAAAAATGTACCTACATTATATTCCTGCTTTGTTGCTCCAATAGAAACAGTCTGCACCCCTATCAGTCAACTATTAtcataaataatatataataaataTAAATCTTCTTTGACACTGACAAGAGACGTTATGTagaaattttgtattcaattcaacACCTCGTCCTGAGCTAAATATTGTACCTTGGAGTTTGATATCATTTGCAGAGATATTTTGCCCGTTATGTATTAATTAAAATAATGTAAGTTGCATATCCAACAAAGCAGCCTAAATGATGGCACTGGGCTGAGCAAATACAGTATAAGCCTGTGGGAGGGTCACACATGTTCCTTTCAGCAAAAGGTTGGGCAGTCCCACTTTCCCTGTTGCTAATGGAAAGTCCTTGAGAGATTGTTGAGTTTATGTGTGGACAGGTTTTTCAGAGATAGGAGACTGAGAATCGTGATTAGAGACAACTCTATATACAATGAAACTAGTGGGTAGTGTGCAACACATTGAGCTGAGTGTCTTTTAGATATGGACATTTGATTTAAATTGTATCCATTACAGGTGAACATGAGGTAATCGGGGCCTCTTATTTCTGTCAAATTACAGGAGTTTATTTTCCCATTCATTTTGTTAATGGCAATTATATAATTTGTAGTACACTGTATAGTAGATTTTGGACAAATAGCATGCAAAAAATGTCCAGTTTAATACTTTACTAATCTTGGCATTTTCTCTAACTTGTTGCTGTTTTGTGAagcattgcattttttttttactgggAGGCACCATTGCTCCTTTGTGCAATGTATTCTAATGTTCAAATCATCCCACCCCAACAATGTGACGTTTTTGGTGTTTTGTATCGGGGCAGTGTGCCAATTGCCATGTTTGTGTCACACTTGCACTTCATGCTATTTTAACAGCATGCTTTTGGGTAGTCATGGCAGCTCTTGCTCAAGGCAGATGAGAGCCTTATAAATATGCAAATAGGGTCGAATGCCTTGGACATGGTTTTAATGTGCAGTTACACATTTGGAGTCCAGTGTTGACCACACCAGAAAAAATCTGACACCAATCATGCCTAGAAGGTAATGTTTAA
This sequence is a window from Heterodontus francisci isolate sHetFra1 chromosome 17, sHetFra1.hap1, whole genome shotgun sequence. Protein-coding genes within it:
- the LOC137378983 gene encoding chymotrypsinogen 2-like, which gives rise to MAFLWLVSCLTLLSTAYGDSCGVPAIHPIVTGYARIVNGENAVPGSWPWQVSLQDYTGWHFCGGSLINENWVVTAAHCGVSTANYVIVGASNKCSDADGVQTLKIEKAITHPNWDSYNINNDVTLVKLATPVQLTARISPVCLASNAANFPGGKLCVTSGWGLTQSTASNTPCQLQQAALPLLTNNKCKNYWGSMISDVMICAGAAGASSCMGDSGGPLVCQDGGAWYLVGIVSWGSGYCSTSTPAVYARVTEFYPWIMETIAAN